A region of Roseobacter litoralis Och 149 DNA encodes the following proteins:
- the tnpB gene encoding IS66 family insertion sequence element accessory protein TnpB (TnpB, as the term is used for proteins encoded by IS66 family insertion elements, is considered an accessory protein, since TnpC, encoded by a neighboring gene, is a DDE family transposase.) yields MPCTGRPTIGAVFAFSGQRDDRTKLLDWDGQGFCLIYKVLQRSRFSWPSAKDCFAHLSCPQLLMLWERIDRRCL; encoded by the coding sequence ATGCCCTGCACCGGAAGACCGACCATCGGGGCGGTATTTGCGTTCTCGGGCCAACGCGACGATCGGACCAAACTGCTAGATTGGGATGGCCAAGGCTTCTGCCTGATTTACAAAGTTTTACAACGGAGCCGGTTTTCATGGCCGAGCGCCAAAGATTGCTTTGCCCATCTGTCCTGCCCGCAGCTTTTGATGCTGTGGGAGAGGATCGATCGACGTTGTCTTTAA
- a CDS encoding FliM/FliN family flagellar motor switch protein: MDEGPMDSVGGLDANNPFTSVPIEVTVCVGKARPLIRDLVTLGENAVLSLDKSVDDPVDLYIGDRLIARGMLEEKEGDQSGQLIVRLTEVIDLKSGL, translated from the coding sequence ATGGATGAAGGTCCTATGGATAGTGTCGGCGGTCTTGACGCCAATAATCCTTTTACATCAGTTCCTATTGAGGTGACTGTTTGCGTTGGCAAAGCGCGGCCACTCATCCGCGATTTGGTGACGCTTGGTGAAAACGCGGTGTTGTCCTTGGATAAATCGGTTGACGATCCCGTCGATCTCTATATCGGCGACCGGCTCATTGCCCGCGGTATGCTTGAAGAAAAAGAAGGAGATCAAAGTGGTCAGCTCATTGTCCGATTGACGGAAGTGATTGATCTCAAATCTGGCCTCTGA
- a CDS encoding HlyD family type I secretion periplasmic adaptor subunit, which produces MLNRFSRRTKSEKLGNVPSSAIASSSNVTASPHLSETHDGGYAKSVIWTIVLAVGAFFYWSSVTPVYEVVTGEGTIKPEGLSTRIEHLEGGIVNEIAVQDGDIVQPGQLILQLDTQIIQSELAQIDTLLTQVQESIARYETISAISFVTLDDAELRQMTSISIISEVNYRLSQIQTIRSQKSVASTEQQAIHANMESLRQELAIQQAQFDRYQRAGFNGSVSLNRREELQRENLRLESSIAQLSGEVRILDARIEQLESSERELIAQFRRDAALQLDEKRTELAGLLETRTALNFQIQRSRIVSPVSGMVNAISVQNLGEVVQPGEVIVEIIPSTGQTFAEIEIAADRIGGVTPGSSASVKVLTYDFTRYGSLEAVVEHISPSSFTKENGQTVFRVRLGFQSLTITNVGQMPDGRKVTPGMTVVADIKSEGRTILSFLLKPLRIISDRALTEA; this is translated from the coding sequence ATGCTGAACAGATTCTCCCGCCGCACAAAAAGCGAAAAACTGGGCAATGTTCCATCGTCCGCCATCGCCAGTTCTTCCAATGTCACTGCGAGCCCACATTTGAGCGAGACACATGATGGCGGCTATGCCAAGTCCGTAATATGGACAATCGTTCTCGCCGTTGGAGCTTTTTTCTATTGGTCATCTGTGACGCCTGTTTACGAAGTTGTGACCGGGGAGGGGACCATCAAGCCCGAAGGTTTATCCACCCGGATTGAACACCTGGAAGGAGGCATCGTTAACGAAATTGCTGTGCAGGACGGGGATATCGTGCAGCCTGGGCAGCTCATACTGCAACTGGACACGCAGATCATACAATCCGAGTTAGCGCAAATCGACACGCTTTTGACACAAGTGCAGGAGAGTATTGCTCGTTATGAGACGATCAGCGCCATCAGTTTCGTTACGCTTGATGACGCGGAGTTAAGACAAATGACGTCAATCTCGATCATCAGCGAAGTCAACTACCGTCTGTCGCAAATACAAACGATCCGCTCGCAAAAATCGGTTGCAAGCACCGAACAACAGGCCATCCATGCTAATATGGAGAGCCTGCGTCAAGAACTAGCAATCCAACAAGCACAATTTGACCGCTATCAACGCGCCGGATTCAATGGAAGCGTGTCCCTGAACCGTCGCGAAGAATTGCAGCGCGAGAATTTGAGGTTGGAAAGCAGTATCGCGCAATTGTCCGGTGAGGTACGCATTTTGGATGCAAGGATCGAACAGCTGGAATCCAGCGAGAGGGAACTGATTGCACAGTTTCGGAGAGATGCAGCGCTTCAACTTGACGAAAAGCGTACAGAACTAGCCGGTTTGCTGGAAACCCGCACAGCGCTGAACTTTCAAATACAGCGAAGCCGAATTGTAAGCCCCGTCTCTGGTATGGTGAACGCGATTTCGGTTCAAAACCTCGGAGAGGTGGTTCAGCCAGGCGAAGTCATTGTCGAGATCATCCCCTCGACAGGCCAGACTTTCGCAGAAATCGAAATCGCCGCCGATAGAATTGGTGGGGTAACACCTGGCAGTTCTGCCAGCGTCAAAGTTCTGACATATGATTTTACCAGATATGGCTCGCTGGAAGCCGTAGTTGAGCATATCTCACCCTCGAGCTTTACAAAGGAGAATGGTCAAACTGTATTTCGCGTCCGGCTTGGCTTTCAATCTCTGACAATTACCAATGTCGGTCAGATGCCAGACGGGCGCAAGGTAACGCCCGGAATGACCGTAGTGGCTGACATAAAATCTGAGGGCAGAACAATTTTATCTTTCCTGCTCAAACCTTTACGTATAATTTCGGATCGCGCTTTGACCGAGGCATAA
- a CDS encoding flagellar basal body-associated FliL family protein: protein MTDATNEESTEPPKSGKLPLIIGAVLALIGGGGGFYAASSGMIFATESKEEVVEEEKKSSSEFSDISFLPLEPMTISMPRGSAYKHLRFRGELEVPKEYAEDVKKVTPRVIDVLNGYLRALQVSDIEEPASLTRLRSQMLRRIQIVAGPGRVNDLLIMEFVLN from the coding sequence ATGACTGACGCAACCAATGAAGAAAGCACTGAACCACCAAAATCGGGCAAGCTGCCTTTAATCATTGGTGCTGTTCTGGCGTTAATTGGCGGCGGTGGTGGGTTTTACGCTGCCAGCAGCGGCATGATCTTCGCTACCGAATCAAAGGAAGAAGTGGTGGAAGAGGAAAAGAAATCTTCCAGCGAATTCAGCGATATTTCGTTTTTGCCACTCGAGCCAATGACGATCTCCATGCCGCGTGGCAGCGCGTACAAACACCTTCGGTTTCGCGGCGAATTGGAAGTACCCAAGGAGTACGCCGAAGATGTTAAAAAGGTAACGCCGCGCGTCATAGACGTGTTGAACGGGTATCTACGCGCCCTGCAGGTCTCAGACATTGAGGAGCCAGCATCGCTGACAAGACTGCGATCGCAAATGCTTCGTCGCATACAGATAGTTGCAGGTCCCGGACGCGTTAACGACCTGCTGATCATGGAATTTGTTTTAAACTAA
- the motA gene encoding flagellar motor stator protein MotA, with protein MIGIIGIITVFAMVFGGYLAAGGKMGIIFKALPFEMTMIGGAAVGAFLISNDMSAIKHTMRDLGRVFKGPKWSHSDYKDLLCLLFELIRLARQNPVAIEEHIESPEESSIFSKYEKIVKDKEAVALICDTLRSASMNYDDPHQVEEVLEKRMEANMHHAMHSSHALQTVADGLPALGIVAAVLGIIKTMGSIDQPPEVLGKLIGGALVGTFLGVFLAYGFVGPFAAKVKSVTEEDGHFYQLIREVLVANLHAHATNICIEVGRQNTPSHHRPSFAELEEALKSVKQNAA; from the coding sequence ATGATCGGAATCATCGGCATAATCACCGTATTTGCAATGGTCTTTGGGGGCTACCTCGCCGCTGGCGGCAAGATGGGCATCATCTTTAAAGCACTACCATTCGAGATGACAATGATTGGAGGCGCAGCCGTAGGTGCTTTTCTGATAAGCAACGATATGTCAGCGATCAAGCACACGATGCGCGATCTTGGTAGGGTCTTCAAAGGACCGAAATGGTCACATTCAGACTACAAAGACCTCCTCTGTTTACTGTTCGAACTGATCAGATTGGCGCGTCAAAACCCGGTTGCAATCGAAGAGCATATTGAATCCCCCGAAGAGTCATCGATCTTTTCGAAGTACGAGAAAATCGTAAAAGACAAGGAAGCAGTGGCTCTGATTTGTGACACCCTTCGGTCTGCTTCTATGAATTACGATGATCCTCACCAAGTCGAAGAAGTTCTTGAAAAGCGCATGGAGGCAAACATGCACCATGCAATGCACTCCAGCCACGCGCTGCAAACCGTAGCCGACGGGCTTCCTGCACTCGGTATTGTTGCTGCTGTTCTGGGCATCATCAAGACGATGGGCTCGATTGATCAACCGCCTGAAGTATTGGGTAAACTCATCGGCGGCGCTCTGGTCGGTACTTTCTTAGGAGTGTTCCTGGCATATGGCTTCGTGGGCCCATTCGCTGCGAAAGTAAAAAGCGTCACAGAAGAAGATGGTCACTTTTATCAGCTTATTAGAGAAGTTCTGGTGGCGAACTTGCATGCACATGCAACGAATATCTGTATTGAAGTTGGCCGGCAGAATACACCATCACACCATCGCCCCAGCTTTGCGGAACTGGAAGAAGCTCTGAAATCAGTCAAGCAGAATGCTGCATGA
- a CDS encoding MotE family protein yields MKIPMFRRNGRGSILLICCLLIGSAAIRIGSEAGKAVATESPFPVPASSEATGEPAVSEGSKADFAQMLLAFQEREARIERLEGQIDMRQKALEVADAEIEKRLQVLQDAENALRSMLAIADTAAEDDVVRLTSVYENMKPKVAAALFEEMEPAFAAGFLGRMRPDAAAGIMSGLTPNKAYTISVILAGRNADAPKG; encoded by the coding sequence ATGAAGATTCCTATGTTCCGCCGCAATGGGCGCGGCTCTATACTTTTGATTTGTTGTTTGCTGATCGGCTCGGCAGCAATACGGATTGGCAGCGAGGCGGGGAAAGCGGTCGCAACAGAGAGTCCTTTTCCCGTGCCTGCAAGCTCGGAAGCAACGGGTGAACCGGCCGTTTCAGAAGGAAGCAAGGCTGACTTTGCTCAGATGTTGCTCGCATTTCAAGAGCGTGAAGCACGTATTGAACGGCTCGAAGGTCAAATCGACATGAGACAGAAGGCCCTGGAGGTCGCAGATGCTGAGATTGAGAAACGGTTGCAAGTGCTTCAAGACGCGGAAAACGCTTTGAGGTCGATGCTGGCCATTGCCGACACGGCTGCAGAAGATGACGTCGTCAGACTCACTTCAGTTTATGAGAACATGAAACCAAAGGTTGCGGCCGCATTGTTCGAAGAAATGGAGCCAGCTTTCGCCGCGGGTTTTTTGGGGCGCATGCGTCCTGATGCAGCGGCAGGGATAATGTCCGGTTTGACTCCAAACAAAGCCTACACAATCAGCGTAATCCTCGCAGGAAGAAACGCAGACGCGCCAAAAGGCTGA
- the fliF gene encoding flagellar basal-body MS-ring/collar protein FliF — MQQIVTAWTGLPLRRQVIVALATGAMFFAILAMSRMATAPNMTLLYAGLENGAAGDVVTALEQRGAVFEVRGGSIFVDSSQRDELRMTLASEGLPANSTRGYELLDTLSGFGTTSQMFDAAYWRAKEGELARTIVSSPHIAMARVHIASTGSNPFQRGVTPKASISVTPSGAAITPQQGKAIRFLVSSAVAGLASEDVAVIDANGALIGNADEVAPTIGGEDKADVLKARVQRLLEARVGFGNSVVEVSVDTVTESESIRERTFDPESRVAISTDTEERNTSSSEAGGGDVTVASNLPDEDGAGGENSSSQNNETRERVNYEVSETEREVLREPGAIKRVTVAVLVNEMTLTDEAGEQTVAPRDENELEALRDLVASAVGFDEARGDIITIKSMGLQSVPLQGTAAGTSLMSNFNIDVMSAVQMAILALVTLILGLFVVRPLLSRNGLNDAPAIAALPAAEGQTDGQGLDGEIDGDDFQLPDLPVISDFGDAGGELPDLNIGSGMSDDPVDRLRTMIGERQDETVEILRSWLEDKEESV; from the coding sequence GTGCAGCAAATTGTGACGGCTTGGACAGGCTTGCCATTGCGGCGACAAGTGATTGTTGCCTTGGCAACTGGTGCGATGTTTTTTGCCATTCTGGCCATGTCCAGAATGGCGACCGCGCCAAATATGACATTGCTGTATGCCGGGTTGGAAAATGGCGCGGCAGGCGATGTTGTGACAGCGTTGGAACAGCGCGGTGCGGTGTTTGAAGTGCGCGGCGGCTCAATATTTGTTGATTCGAGCCAAAGAGATGAATTGCGCATGACCCTCGCAAGCGAAGGCTTACCTGCGAATTCGACACGTGGGTATGAGTTGCTTGATACGTTGTCCGGTTTCGGCACGACATCACAAATGTTTGATGCAGCATATTGGCGTGCAAAAGAGGGTGAGTTGGCACGTACCATCGTGTCCAGCCCCCATATCGCGATGGCTCGCGTGCATATTGCAAGTACAGGATCCAACCCTTTCCAACGTGGGGTTACACCCAAGGCATCCATTTCAGTCACCCCAAGTGGTGCAGCGATAACGCCGCAGCAGGGCAAGGCAATTCGGTTTCTTGTTTCCTCAGCCGTAGCAGGTCTGGCGTCTGAAGATGTCGCAGTGATTGATGCCAACGGCGCTTTGATTGGTAATGCGGACGAAGTTGCGCCGACGATTGGTGGTGAAGATAAGGCCGATGTTCTAAAAGCGAGGGTTCAGCGTTTGCTGGAAGCCCGGGTTGGCTTCGGCAATTCGGTCGTCGAAGTGAGCGTCGATACGGTGACTGAAAGTGAATCGATTCGAGAACGAACATTTGACCCCGAGAGCCGCGTGGCGATCAGCACTGACACAGAGGAACGAAACACATCTTCATCCGAAGCGGGTGGCGGCGATGTAACGGTCGCGTCCAATTTGCCAGATGAAGATGGCGCTGGTGGAGAAAACAGCTCGTCTCAAAATAATGAAACACGAGAGCGCGTTAACTACGAAGTTTCTGAGACTGAGAGGGAAGTTCTACGTGAGCCTGGGGCCATAAAACGCGTCACTGTCGCCGTTCTTGTAAACGAGATGACACTTACGGATGAAGCCGGAGAGCAAACTGTTGCGCCAAGAGACGAAAATGAGTTGGAAGCGCTACGCGATCTTGTTGCCTCGGCCGTAGGTTTTGACGAGGCGCGTGGGGATATTATTACAATCAAATCAATGGGATTGCAAAGCGTGCCGCTGCAAGGAACTGCTGCGGGAACATCCTTGATGAGCAATTTCAACATTGATGTTATGTCGGCCGTGCAGATGGCGATTTTGGCTCTGGTTACGCTTATACTCGGCCTCTTTGTCGTGCGACCTTTGCTCTCCCGCAATGGTTTGAACGACGCGCCTGCTATCGCTGCTTTACCTGCTGCTGAGGGCCAAACGGACGGCCAGGGCCTTGATGGGGAAATTGACGGCGATGATTTTCAACTGCCGGATCTCCCCGTCATTTCTGATTTCGGAGACGCAGGCGGCGAGTTGCCTGATTTAAACATCGGCTCAGGAATGTCGGATGATCCAGTAGACCGGCTCAGAACAATGATCGGTGAGCGGCAAGATGAGACCGTTGAGATTTTGCGCAGCTGGTTGGAAGACAAAGAGGAGAGCGTGTAA
- the fliP gene encoding flagellar type III secretion system pore protein FliP (The bacterial flagellar biogenesis protein FliP forms a type III secretion system (T3SS)-type pore required for flagellar assembly.), with translation MTRVVLLAVFLTGVFIPSVSFAQDLSISLGDDGSLSARTIQLFILITVLSLAPGLAIMITCFPFLVTVLSILRQAIGLQQSPPNMLIVSLALFLTYFIMEPVFQAAWQNGIQPLTDNAIDAETAFVRTLEPFRSFMAARLDPDTFFAMAELRSETIDATPTAEAPLSVLVPSFLLSEISRAFQIGFLVFLPFLIIDLVVAAVLMSMGMMMVPPVIVSLPFKLAFFVLADGWNLIAGSLVQSYF, from the coding sequence ATGACACGTGTAGTTCTACTGGCAGTTTTTCTGACCGGAGTATTCATCCCGTCGGTAAGTTTTGCGCAAGACCTCTCGATCTCTCTTGGCGATGATGGTTCGTTAAGTGCGCGAACCATTCAGCTGTTTATTCTGATTACTGTGCTGAGTCTGGCGCCGGGGCTGGCGATAATGATCACCTGTTTTCCTTTCTTGGTGACGGTGCTGTCGATATTGCGCCAGGCAATCGGATTGCAGCAATCGCCGCCCAACATGCTGATCGTCAGTCTCGCATTGTTTCTGACGTATTTTATAATGGAACCTGTTTTTCAGGCCGCATGGCAAAACGGTATTCAACCGTTAACTGACAATGCAATTGACGCAGAAACTGCATTCGTCCGTACGCTTGAGCCTTTTCGGAGCTTTATGGCAGCTCGTCTGGACCCTGATACATTCTTTGCAATGGCTGAACTGAGATCAGAAACAATTGACGCGACCCCGACGGCAGAGGCGCCTTTGTCTGTGCTCGTTCCGAGTTTTCTGCTTTCCGAAATTTCAAGGGCTTTTCAGATCGGTTTTTTGGTGTTTTTGCCATTCCTGATAATTGACCTTGTTGTCGCTGCTGTTCTTATGTCGATGGGTATGATGATGGTCCCGCCTGTCATTGTATCTTTACCTTTCAAACTCGCCTTTTTCGTGCTGGCCGACGGATGGAATTTGATTGCCGGAAGTCTGGTTCAAAGCTACTTTTAA